From a single Helicovermis profundi genomic region:
- a CDS encoding Gx transporter family protein, translated as MTIKTSKITLIGIYIAIALVLNIFENFLPTRVLIPGAKLGLANIITMISLMTLSKKETLVVIVIRVTLGSIFGGGLSGFLYSFSGAVISFSFMILVIMIFKNRISLIGISVTGAFFHGVGQVLMAAIIIQNTRIFVYLPTLLLASIATGIFIGYVSIFFLNRLKYIENISIYSKYYDVYF; from the coding sequence ATGACAATAAAAACATCTAAAATTACATTAATCGGTATATATATAGCAATAGCACTAGTATTAAATATTTTTGAAAATTTTTTACCTACAAGAGTGTTGATTCCAGGTGCAAAATTAGGGCTTGCCAATATCATTACAATGATTTCTTTAATGACGCTATCAAAAAAAGAAACTTTAGTAGTAATTGTTATTAGAGTTACCTTAGGTTCTATTTTTGGCGGAGGCTTATCTGGATTTTTATATAGTTTTTCTGGAGCGGTAATTAGCTTTTCTTTTATGATTTTAGTAATAATGATATTCAAAAATAGAATATCTTTAATTGGAATTAGTGTTACTGGAGCCTTTTTTCACGGTGTTGGTCAAGTTTTAATGGCGGCTATTATTATTCAAAACACTAGAATATTTGTGTATCTTCCTACTCTACTATTAGCATCAATTGCAACTGGTATTTTTATAGGATACGTTTCAATATTTTTTCTAAATAGACTCAAGTATATTGAAAATATTAGCATTTATTCAAAATACTACGATGTATATTTTTAG
- a CDS encoding PspC domain-containing protein, translating into MDKKLYKSQNDKVISGVCGGIAEYFSVDAVIVRLIWLFTIIFGGVGVTAYIICSIFIPKRKNGIDLVKHKKPHFENNNGGSYFGFGLVLLGGYFLLSRVFHFTWFRMGNLWPIFLVIGGFYLIFRDKD; encoded by the coding sequence ATGGATAAAAAATTATATAAATCACAAAATGATAAAGTTATTTCAGGTGTTTGTGGTGGAATTGCAGAATATTTTTCAGTTGATGCTGTTATTGTAAGATTAATTTGGCTTTTTACAATAATTTTCGGGGGTGTTGGTGTTACAGCGTACATTATATGTTCTATTTTTATTCCTAAGAGAAAAAATGGAATTGATCTCGTTAAACATAAAAAACCTCATTTTGAGAATAATAATGGTGGATCGTATTTTGGATTTGGACTTGTTCTATTAGGAGGTTATTTTTTACTAAGTAGAGTGTTCCATTTTACTTGGTTTAGAATGGGAAACCTTTGGCCTATATTTTTAGTAATAGGCGGATTTTACTTAATTTTTAGAGATAAGGATTAA
- a CDS encoding valine--tRNA ligase: protein MKEIKMGKTYNPKEFEDRIYEKWINEKSFEANVNKEKEPYTIVLPPPNITGQLHMGHALDQTLQDILIRWKRMQGYEALWLPGTDHASIATEVKVVDKIRKEEGKTKEEIGRDEFLKKAWIWRDEYGRKIVNQMKKLGSSCDWSKERFTMDAGCNDAVTEVFLKLYEKGLIYKGHRLINWCPDCATTLSEAEVDHEEKPGNFYHIKYFIKGSDDYLEIATTRPETLLGDTAVAVHPDDERYKKYIGKMVILPLVNKEIPVIGDSYVDIELGTGALKVTPAHDPNDFEIGKRHNLEEITILNEDASINSNGGIYEGLDRYECRKKIVEDLDEAGYLVKIVKHDHNVGTCYRCSTVIEPRLSEQWFVAMEKLAKPAIEALKKSDLEFIPERFSKTYLHWLENIRDWCISRQLWWGHRIPAYYCEDCGELIVSREKPLECTKCSSKNIKQDEDVLDTWFSSALWPFSTLGWPNKTPELEYFYPTNVLVTGYDIIFFWVVRMVFSGIEQLGEIPFDKVFIHGLVRAADGRKMSKSLGNGVDPLEIIDEYGADALRFMLATGNSPGNDMKFQIERVEASRNFANKLWNASRFVIMGIDNEELSFDGTEEFNLSDKWILSRLNTVIQESTINLDKFELGVAANKIYEFVWNEYCDWYIELSKKRIYGEDKIAKATVQKVLVKVLKDILKLLHPFMPYITEEIWASVPSSKGSIVTSDWPLVNEDGIDEVSEKRMSLIMDSIKNIRNVRADMDVIPSRKAKILIVAKDEIANLLKENEEYLKALASASDVIISEKNDVSDDAVAVVIEGGELFLPLEELIDFRKEIERLEKEKEKFTLEVERVNKKLSNQGFVAKAPEKLIETEKSKKVKYEEMLEKVNERIESMISKQNLL from the coding sequence ATGAAAGAAATTAAAATGGGGAAAACGTATAATCCTAAAGAATTTGAAGATAGGATATATGAGAAATGGATTAATGAAAAATCTTTTGAAGCAAACGTAAATAAAGAAAAGGAACCATATACAATAGTCCTACCTCCACCAAATATTACAGGTCAGCTTCATATGGGTCATGCTCTTGATCAAACTCTTCAAGATATATTAATAAGATGGAAAAGAATGCAAGGGTATGAAGCTTTATGGCTTCCAGGAACGGATCATGCTTCTATTGCAACTGAAGTAAAAGTTGTTGATAAGATAAGAAAAGAAGAAGGAAAAACAAAAGAGGAAATTGGTAGAGATGAATTTCTTAAAAAAGCATGGATTTGGCGAGATGAATATGGTAGAAAAATAGTAAATCAAATGAAAAAATTGGGTTCTTCTTGTGATTGGTCTAAAGAGCGTTTTACAATGGACGCGGGATGTAACGATGCAGTTACAGAAGTCTTTTTAAAACTATATGAAAAAGGATTAATTTATAAGGGTCATAGACTAATTAATTGGTGCCCGGACTGTGCAACTACACTTTCAGAGGCGGAAGTTGATCATGAAGAGAAACCTGGAAATTTTTATCATATTAAGTATTTTATAAAAGGCAGTGATGATTATTTAGAAATAGCTACAACTAGACCTGAAACTTTACTTGGAGATACTGCAGTTGCGGTTCATCCTGATGATGAAAGATATAAAAAATATATTGGTAAAATGGTAATTCTTCCACTTGTTAATAAAGAGATTCCAGTTATAGGTGATAGTTATGTTGATATTGAACTTGGTACGGGTGCTTTAAAAGTTACTCCAGCTCATGATCCTAATGATTTTGAAATTGGAAAAAGACACAATCTTGAAGAAATTACTATTCTTAATGAAGATGCTTCTATTAATAGTAATGGTGGAATTTATGAAGGCTTAGATAGATATGAATGTAGAAAGAAAATTGTTGAAGACTTAGATGAAGCGGGATATCTTGTTAAAATAGTTAAACATGATCATAACGTTGGGACTTGTTATAGATGTTCTACTGTAATTGAGCCTAGGCTCTCAGAACAATGGTTTGTTGCAATGGAAAAACTTGCAAAACCTGCAATTGAAGCTCTTAAGAAATCCGATTTAGAATTTATTCCGGAAAGATTTTCAAAAACTTATTTACATTGGCTAGAAAATATTAGAGATTGGTGTATATCAAGGCAATTGTGGTGGGGACATAGGATTCCTGCATATTACTGTGAAGATTGCGGAGAGTTAATTGTTTCAAGGGAAAAACCATTAGAATGTACTAAATGTTCTTCAAAAAATATTAAACAAGATGAAGATGTTTTAGATACATGGTTTAGTTCAGCACTTTGGCCTTTTTCAACTTTAGGTTGGCCAAATAAGACTCCAGAATTAGAGTATTTTTATCCAACTAATGTACTTGTAACAGGATATGATATTATTTTCTTTTGGGTTGTAAGAATGGTATTTTCAGGAATCGAACAACTCGGAGAAATTCCTTTTGATAAAGTATTTATACATGGTCTTGTAAGAGCTGCTGATGGAAGAAAAATGAGTAAATCACTAGGCAACGGTGTAGATCCACTTGAAATTATAGATGAATACGGAGCAGATGCTTTAAGATTTATGCTTGCAACGGGCAATAGTCCTGGGAATGATATGAAATTCCAAATTGAAAGAGTTGAGGCGAGTAGAAATTTCGCTAATAAATTATGGAATGCATCAAGATTTGTTATTATGGGTATAGACAATGAAGAACTATCTTTTGACGGAACTGAAGAATTTAACCTTTCTGACAAGTGGATTCTTTCTAGACTCAATACTGTAATTCAAGAATCAACGATTAATCTTGATAAATTTGAACTTGGTGTTGCAGCAAATAAAATATATGAGTTTGTTTGGAATGAATACTGTGATTGGTATATAGAATTGTCTAAAAAAAGAATTTATGGCGAAGATAAAATTGCTAAAGCGACTGTTCAAAAGGTACTTGTTAAGGTATTAAAAGATATTCTTAAATTACTTCATCCTTTTATGCCATATATAACAGAAGAAATTTGGGCAAGTGTTCCATCAAGCAAAGGAAGCATAGTAACGTCGGATTGGCCTTTAGTTAATGAAGATGGTATCGATGAAGTTTCAGAAAAAAGAATGAGTTTAATAATGGATTCAATAAAAAATATAAGAAATGTTCGAGCTGATATGGATGTAATTCCTTCAAGAAAAGCAAAAATATTAATCGTTGCAAAAGATGAAATTGCTAATTTATTAAAAGAAAATGAAGAATACCTAAAAGCATTGGCTTCAGCTTCAGATGTAATTATATCTGAAAAGAACGATGTATCAGATGATGCTGTTGCAGTAGTAATTGAAGGTGGAGAATTATTTCTTCCTCTTGAAGAATTAATTGATTTTAGAAAGGAAATTGAAAGGCTTGAAAAAGAAAAAGAAAAGTTTACTTTAGAAGTTGAAAGAGTAAATAAAAAATTATCAAACCAAGGTTTTGTAGCTAAAGCACCTGAAAAACTTATAGAAACTGAAAAATCTAAAAAAGTAAAATATGAAGAAATGCTTGAAAAAGTTAATGAAAGAATAGAAAGTATGATTTCTAAACAAAATTTGTTGTAA